In Silene latifolia isolate original U9 population chromosome X, ASM4854445v1, whole genome shotgun sequence, the following proteins share a genomic window:
- the LOC141618580 gene encoding metal-nicotianamine transporter YSL3-like: MRGENEMMGIESENYGEHDNNDNNVEEEMKRLPPWQKQFTIRGIIASIIIGVMYSVIVTKLNLTTGLVPNLNVSAALLAFVFLKSWTNLVHKAGFVTTPFTRQENTIVQTCAVACYSIAYGGGFGSYLLGLNKKTYEQAGVDTEGNVPGSTKEPGLGWMTAFLFVSTFVGLLALVPLRKVMIIDYKLSYPTGTATAVLINRFHTPKGDKIAKQQVHGFMKYFSVSFLWGFFQWFYTGGNHCGFNQFPTFGLKAWKNTFFFDFSMTYVGAGMICSHLVNLSLLFGAVLSWGIMWPLIGDLKGKWFASSLPESSMKSLNGYKVFISIALILGDGLYNFIKTLLFTVKNIHDRLKDKNLRVGSSENQKLALSPDELQRNEVFMRERIPYWIAFVGYIFFAAISVTVVPLMFPQLKWYYVVATYIFAPSLCFCNAYGAGLTDMNMAFNYGKVALFVLSAISGKDSGVVAGLVACGLIKSMVSISSDLMHDFKTSHLTLTSPRSMLLSQAIGTAIGCVVAPLTFFLFYKAFDLGNPEGEYKAPYAIIYRNMAILGVEGFSALPQHCLQLCYAFFGFAVVANLVRDRAPEKIGQWVPLPMAMAVPFLVGANFAIDMCVGSLTVFLWHKVNSAEANVMVPAVASGLICGDGLWILPSSILALAKIQPPMCMTFNAGEL, encoded by the exons ATGAGGGGTGAAAATGAAATGATGGGGATAGAAAGTGAAAATTATGGAGaacatgataataatgataataatgtgGAAGAAGAAATGAAGAGATTACCACCATGGCAAAAGCAATTTACAATAAGAGGGATAATTGCAAGTATAATAATAGGAGTGATGTATAGTGTAATAGTAACAAAACTGAATCTTACAACTGGTTTAGTTCCTAATCTTAATGTTTCTGCTGCACTTCTTGCATTTGTGTTTCTTAAAAGTTGGACTAATTTGGTTCATAAAGCTGGTTTTGTTACTACTCCTTTTACTAGACAAGAGAATACTATTGTTCAGACTTGTGCTGTTGCTTGTTACAGCATTGCCTATGGAG GCGGGTTTGGATCGTATCTGTTGGGTTTAAACAAGAAGACATATGAGCAGGCAGGGGTAGATACAGAAGGGAATGTTCCTGGAAGTACCAAGGAGCCGGGACTTGGTTGGATGACTGCTTTTCTTTTTGTTAGCACATTTGTTGGCTTGCTCGCGTTGGTGCCACTTCGAAAG GTCATGATAATAGACTACAAGCTAAGTTATCCAACAGGAACTGCAACGGCAGTACTTATTAATCGATTCCATACTCCCAAAGGAGACAAGATAGCCAA GCAGCAAGTTCATGGCTTCATGAAATATTTCTCCGTCAGTTTCCTCTGGGGTTTCTTCCAGTGGTTCTATACTGGTGGAAACCATTGCGGTTTTAATCAATTTCCAACATTTGGCTTGAAAGCGTGGAAAAACAC GTTTTTCTTCGATTTCAGCATGACTTATGTCGGAGCAGGAATGATTTGCTCTCACCTAGTAAACTTGTCCTTGCTTTTTGGTGCTGTTCTTTCCTGGGGCATAATGTGGCCATTGATTGGAGACCTGAAAGGGAAATGGTTCGCTTCGTCCTTACCTGAAAGCAGTATGAAAAGCCTGAATGGTTACAAG GTTTTCATTTCTATAGCTCTAATTCTAGGCGACGGGCTCTACAATTTTATTAAGACACTGTTATTCACAGTCAAAAACATCCACGATAGGCTCAAGGACAAGAACCTTCGCGTAG GTTCTTCAGAGAATCAAAAACTGGCATTGTCACCTGATGAACTCCAAAGAAACGAGGTCTTTATGAGAGAGAGAATCCCGTATTGGATAGCCTTCGTTGGGTACATATTCTTTGCTGCGATTTCCGTCACAGTAGTACCTCTAATGTTTCCACAGTTGAAATGGTACTACGTTGTTGCGACCTACATCTTTGCCCCTTCTCTCTGCTTTTGTAACGCATATGGAGCTGGTCTGACCGACATGAACATGGCATTCAACTATGGAAAAGTCGCGCTTTTTGTGCTCTCAGCAATATCCGGGAAAGATTCAGGTGTGGTGGCCGGTCTAGTTGCTTGCGGTCTAATCAAGTCAATGGTTTCCATATCTTCGGACTTAATGCATGACTTTAAAACCAGCCACCTCACTCTCACGTCCCCCCGGTCAATGCTCCTTAGCCAAGCAATCGGGACAGCGATTGGTTGCGTGGTTGCACCGCTGACATTCTTCCTTTTCTACAAGGCATTCGATCTAGGAAATCCCGAGGGAGAGTACAAGGCTCCATACGCCATCATTTACCGGAACATGGCCATCCTTGGGGTGGAAGGCTTCTCGGCCTTACCTCAGCATTGCTTGCAGCTATGTTACGCCTTTTTTGGGTTCGCTGTCGTGGCAAATCTAGTGAGAGATCGCGCCCCCGAGAAAATCGGACAGTGGGTCCCTCTCCCGATGGCAATGGCCGTGCCATTCCTCGTGGGAGCCAATTTTGCCATCGACATGTGTGTGGGTAGCTTGACAGTGTTCTTGTGGCACAAGGTTAACAGTGCTGAAGCGAACGTGATGGTTCCGGCTGTTGCTTCAGGATTGATATGTGGGGACGGGTTGTGGATACTTCCCTCGTCTATACTCGCATTGGCTAAGATCCAGCCTCCGATGTGTATGACCTTCAATGCCGGCGAGTTGTAA